One Streptomyces sp. CG4 genomic window, GCCTCGTAGACCTTCACGCGGCCGGTGACGTCGTCGGACTTGATGGTCAGCAGCTCCTGGAGGGCGTACGCGGCGCCGTAGGCCTCGAGGGCCCACACCTCCATCTCACCGAAGCGCTGGCCACCGAACTGCGCCTTACCACCCAGCGGCTGCTGGGTGATCATCGAGTACGGACCGGTCGAACGGGCGTGCAGCTTGTCGTCGACCAGGTGGTGCAGCTTCAGGATGTACATGTAGCCGACCGAGATCGGGTCCGGGAACGGCTCACCGCTACGGCCGTCGAACAGCCGCGCCTTGCCGGACGGGAGCACCATGCGCTCGCCGTCGCGGTTCGGGATGGTGTGCTGCAGCAGACCCGCCAGCTCGTCCTCGCGGGCACCGTCGAAGACCGGGGTCGCGACGTTGGTGCGCGGGGCGACCTGGTCGGCGCCGATGACCTGCAGGCGCTGGGCCCACTCGTCCGCGAGGCCGGAGACGTCCCAGCCGCGGCTGGCGAGCCAGCCGAGGTGGATCTCCAGGACCTGTCCCGGGTTCATTCGGGACGGCACACCCAGCGGGTTGAGGATGATGTCGACCGGGGTGCCGTCCTCCAGGAACGGCATGTCCTCGATCGGCAGGATCTTGGAGATGACACCCTTGTTGCCGTGCCGGCCGGCGAGCTTGTCACCGTCGGTGATCTTGCGCTTCTGCGCGACGTAGACGCGGACCAGCTGGTTCACGCCCGGCGGCAGCTCGTCGCCCTCCTCGCGGTCGAAGACGCGCACGCCGATGACCTTGCCGGTCTCGCCGTGCGGCACCTTCAGCGAGGTGTCACGGACCTCACGGGCCTTCTCACCGAAGATCGCGCGCAGCAGGCGCTCCTCGGGGGTCAGCTCGGTCTCGCCCTTCGGGGTCACCTTGCCGACGAGGATGTCGCCGGCGATGACCTCGGCACCGATGCGGATGATGCCGCGCTCGTCGAGGTCGGCGAGGACCTCCTCGGAGACGTTCGGGATGTCCCGGGTGATCTCCTCGGGGCCCAGCTTGGTGTCACGGGCGTCGACCTCGTGCTCCTCGATGTGGATCGAGGAGAGGACGTCGTCCTGCACGAGGCGCTGCGACAGGATGATCGCGTCCTCGTAGTTGTGACCCTCCCACGGCATGAACGCCACGAGCAGGTTCTTGCCGAGGGCCATCTCGCCGTTCTCGGTGGCCGGACCGTCGGCGAGCACCTGGCCCGTGATGATCCGGTCGCCCTCGTTGACGATGACCTTCTGGTTGACCGAGGTGCCCTGGTTGGACCGGGAGAACTTGGCCAGGCGGTACGTGATGTACGTGCCGTCGTCGTTGGCGGTGGTGATGTAGTCCGCGGAGACCTCCTGGACCACACCGTCCTTCTCGGCCTTGACCACGTCGCCGGCGTCGACCGCGGAGCGGTACTCCATGCCGGTGCCGACGAGCGGGGCCTCCGACTTAATCAGCGGCACGGCCTGGCGCATCATGTTCGCGCCCATGAGGGCACGGTTGGCGTCGTCGTGCTCAAGGAAGGGAATCATGGCGGTCGCGACCGACACCATCTGGCGCGGCGAGACGTCCATGTAGTCCACGTCCTCGGGGGCGACGTAGTCGACCTCGCCGCCACGGCGGCGGACCAGGACGCGGGCCTCGGCGAAGCGCAGCTCGTCGGTCAGCGGCGCGTTGGCCTGCGCGATGACGAAGCGGTCTTCCTCGTCGGCGGTCAGGTAGTCCACCTCGTCGGTGACCACACCGTGCTCGTCGACCTTGCGGTACGGCGTCTCGATGAAACCGAACGCGTTGACCCGGCCGTAGGAGGCGAGCGAGCCGATCAGACCGATGTTCGGGCCTTCGGGCGTCTCGATCGGGCACATGCGGCCGTAGTGCGAGGGGTGCACGTCACGGACCTCGAAGCCGGCCCGCTCACGGGAGAGACCACCCGGGCCGAGGGCGTTCAGACGACGCTTGTGCGTCAGCCCCGACAGCGGGTTGTTCTGGTCCATGAACTGGGACAGCTGCGACGTACCGAAGAACTCCTTGATCGACGCCACGACCGGGCGGATGTTGATCAGGGTCTGCGGCGTGATCGCCTCGACGTCCTGGGTGGTCATGCGCTCGCGCACGACACGCTCCATACGGGCGAGACCCGTACGGACCTGGTTCTGGATCAGCTCACCGACGCTGCGGATGCGGCGGTTGCCGAAGTGGTCGATGTCGTCGGTCTCGACCATGATCGTGCGACCGGACTCGGCCACCGTCTCGGTCTCGCCGGCGTGCAGCTTCACCAGGTACTTGATGGTGGCGATGACGTCGTCGGTGGTGAGCACACCGGCGTCCAGCGGCTCGTCCGCACCGAGCTTCTTGTTCACCTTGTAGCGGCCGACCTTGGCGAGGTCGTAGCGCTTCGGGTTGAAGTAGAGGTTCTCCAGCAGCGTCTGCGCGGCCTCACGGGTGGGGGGCTCGCCCGGACGCAGCTTGCGGTAGATGTCGAGCAGCGCGTCGTCCTGGCCCTGGGTGTGGTCCTTCTCCAGGGTGGCGCGCATGGACTCGTACTCGCCGAACTCCTCGAGGATCTGCTCGGTCGTCCAGCCGAGCGCCTTCAGCAGCACGGTGACCGACTGCTTGCGCTTGCGGTCGATACGCACACCGACCATGTCGCGCTTGTCGATCTCCATCTCCAGCCAGGCACCCCGGGACGGGATGATCTTGGCGGAGAAGATGTCCTTGTCGGACGTCTTGTCGATGGTGGAGTCGAAGTAGACACCGGGGGAACGGACCAGCTGGGACACCACGACACGCTCGGTGCCGTTGATGACGAAGGTGCCCTTGTTCGTCATGAGCGGGAAGTCGCCCATGAAGACCGTCTGGGACTTGATCTCACCGGTCTCGTTGTTGGTGAACTCGGCGGTGACGAAGAGCGGGGCGGCGTACGTGAAGTCGCGCTCCTTGCACTCGTCGATGGAGTTCTTCGGCGGCTCGAAGCGGTGGTCCCGGAACGTCAGGGACATCGACCCGGAGAAGTCCTCGATCGGGGAGATCTCCTCGAAGATCTCCTCCAGACCGGACTTGGTGGGGACGTCCTGACCGTTCTCCAGAGCCTCCTCGACCCGACTCTGCCAGGCGGTGTTGCCGAGCAGCCAGTCGAAGCTCTCGGTCTGCAGCGCGAGCAGGTTCGGAACCTCGAGAGGCTCCTTGATCTTTGCAAAGGAGATGCGCAGCGGGGCGGTGCTGGCGCCGTTGTTCGTATTCGCGGTCGAGGCATTGCGCGAGGCGGCCAAGAGGGGGTCCTTCCGAGGGCTCGGACTCACTACGCGCGTGCCGGCCCCTCCCCCGTACACAGAGACAGAAACCCCAGGTCAAGGGAGCTTTTGTCATCCGTGCTCGAGTGAGGGCAGACCCCTGGTGACGGGCAGGGGACAGCTAACAGGCAGCGCAAAGGGTCAGTGTAGCCACTTGGCACACTGATGTCCAGTGCGGGTTTCTCGAGACCCTCGCTGTCCTCACCGCTCTTGTCAACGCCCTCGGCATGCCTGCCCTCAACGCACGTTGATACTGCCCTCTTCGCCGTCGATCCATGCCTCGGATTCGGATCCTTGTGACGACGCGTCCTGAGAATTGCGCGCTGCGTGCGGTTCGTCAAGGCCCCCCAGTCCGAAGCGGACCGTCCGGAGACAGAACGAAGATCACCATACCCCTCGCCGAGGCGAGTTCAAGGCAACCGCGGTCGGGCCCGCCGGATACGCCGAAGAGCGACCACCCGGATGGATGATCGCTCTTCGGTGCGTTCGCGTTACAGCCCTACGGGGCGCTTTTCACGGCGCCACGAGGCTGTGGTCGGCGCGCGTTCGAGTCCGTGTGCGGACCCGGAAGGTCTTACTTGACCTCGACGGAGGCGCCGGCGGCCTTGAGGGACTCGGCGGCCTTCTCGGCGGCCTCCTTGTTGACCTTCTCGAGGACCGGCTTCGGGGTGCCGTCGACGAGGTCCTTGGCCTCCTTCAGACCCAGCGAGGTCAGCTCACGCACGACCTTGATGACCTGGATCTTCTTGTCGCCGGCGCCGGTGAGGATGACGTCGAACTCGTCCTTCTCCTCCTCGGCCTCGGCGGCGGCGCCACCAGCGGCACCACCGGCGACGACGACCGGCGCGGCAGCGGCGGCGGTGACGTCGAACTTCTCCTCGAAGGCCTTCACGAACTCGGAGAGCTCGATGAGGGTCATCTCCTCGAACTGGGCAAGCAGCTCGTCCTGGGTGAGCTTCGCCATGATGGCGGTCCTTCCACTCAATCGGCAGGTGCCGGATGTACTGGGTAAGGCGGGCGTACGTCGGCCCGCTGCGACCCTCGCCGCGTCAGGCGGCCAGGATCAGAAAGCGAGCCGAATTACTCGGCACCGCCCTGCTCGGCCTGCTTGGCGCGCAGCGCGTCCACGGTGCGGACGAGCTTCGACGGCAGCGCCTGGAAGACGGAGGCAGCCTGGGACTGCTTCGCCTTGAAGGCACCGGCCAGCTTGCTGAGCAGAACCTCGCGGGACTCGAGGTCCGCAAGCTTCTTGATCTCGTCGGCGGACAGCGCCTTGCCGTCAAGGACACCGCCCTTGATGACGAGATTCGGGTTTTCCTTGGCGAAGTCACGGAGACCCTTCGCCGACTCCACCGGGTCACCGGTGACGAAGGCGACGGCCGTCGGACCAGCGAAAAGCTCGCCCGGCAGCGTGATCCCGGCCTCGTCGGCCGCAATCTTGGTCAGCGTGTTCTTCACCACGGCGTACTGGGCGTTCTCACCGAGAGAACGACGCAGCGTCTTGAGCTGCGCCACGGTAAGACCGCGGTACTCGGTCAGCACGGCGGCGTTCGAGTTGCGGAACTTGTCCGTCAGCTCGGCAACCGCGGCAGCCTTGTCGGGCCTCGCCATAGAGCCTCGGCCTCCTTCCGGGTGATTCGGACCGCGCGGACCCGAAGGAGGACTGGGTAAACGAAACGCCCCGGCGCAGGCGCACGGGGCGGACTCGACCGGCCGCACACGCGCTCGGCGCGCGCACTCCGGGAGTTCTTCCACTGACACCTGCGCGGGTCGCCCACTTTTCAGCGGATCCTTCGGCCACCGCACCCTCGTTCAGAGCGCACGGCAACGACCAGCGGTCTTTGGCTTCTGCAAGAGAGTACGGGACCGGGGCGCCGCCGAGCAAATCGGGCTCTACGGCGCCCCGGTCCCGCTGCGTCCTGGGGCTAGGAGCTGGTGTTCACAGGGCTCAGGAGCTGGTTGCTCACAAGGCTCAGGAGCTGGTGTTCACGAGCCTCAGGAGCTGGTGCCGGAGCCGCCCGCCACGGTGCCCGCGCCGGTGCCGGTGCCGCCGGACATGCCACCCGTCGTGCCGCCGGTCATACCACCGGACTTGAGCAGGTTCGCGAAGTCGGTGGTGTCGCCGGCCGGCGGTGCCTCGGCGGAGACCTTCACGCCGTAGTCGCTGTAGTAGGCGGTGCTGGTCATCCTGCCGTTCGCCGTGTCGGCCTTCTCGGACTTCTTGACCAGCAGATTCTGGTCGTTGATCCAGATGTCGATGGTGTCGGTGGTGACGCCCGCCTGGTCGAGCTGCTTCTTCAGGGCCGCCAGCTGGTCCGCGCTGAGATTGCTGCTCTTGCCCGCGAGGTCGGCGACGTTCACCGTGCCCGCGTAGTGCGTGGTGTGGGCGCCGGAGACCGTCTCCTCGCCGACCTTCTTGACGTCACCGGAGGCCAGCAGCATCTTCACGGACTGCTTCGGCGTGGAGTTCTGCAGCTGGTCCTTCAGGTACGAGCCCGAGGCGCCGCCGAGCTTGGCCAGCTCGTCGTACGAGTACTTGATCCAGTGCTTGCCGCCCGTGTGCTGGGCGTAGGCCTCGCTCATGTGCGCGTAGTAGGCGTCCGGCAGATAGCGGGCCTCCATCGACGACGTGCCGGCCTGGCGCATCATGTCGGCCATCTTGCCGCCGGTGTAGGTGATGGTGAGGTTGCCCTTGAGGCCGTCGCCCCAGGTGAGCGCGCCGTTCGCCGTCATCGCCATCAGGTCGCCGATGGAGGTGGTGGAGCGCACCTTGGCCGAGTCCGCCTTGTCGGTGGACTGCTCGGCGGAGCGCAGCGCGGCGATGGGGCTGACGTGGATCGCGGCATCGCCGGCCGCCTTGTCGCCCTTCCTGGAGTCCGAGGAACCGCAGGCGGCCACCCCGGTCAGCGCGGCGACCACCGCCACGGAAAGGCTCATCCGGCGCGCCGTCGTGCTCTTCATCGTGTCCTACCCCCATGCAAGTCGTGTGCCCGCACCGTAGCCCAGGCCACTGACAGTCGTGCGACAGCTCGTACGAAGAAAGGACGGGCCCTGCACCTGGAAGGTTGCAGGGCCCGCCCTCTACTTACGCGTACCTGACGCGGCTACCGGGTGAGCGGGAGGCTCAGACGGCGGCCGGGTCCTCCTCGACGAGGAGGTTGCGGGTGCGGTTCGGGTCGACCGGGATGCCGGGGCCCATCGTGGTGGTGATGGCGGCCTTCTTGATGTAGCGACCCTTGGCGGCGGACGGCTTCAGACGGAGGATCTCCTCCAGCGCGGCGCCGTAGTTCTCCACCAGCTTGGCGTCGTCGAAGGACGCCTTGCCGATGATGAAGTGCAGGTTCGAGTGCTTGTCGACGCGGAACTCGATCTTGCCGCCCTTGATCTCGGTCACGGCCTTGGCGGTGTCCGGGGTCACGGTGCCGGTCTTCGGGTTCGGCATCAGACCACGCGGGCCGAGGACGCGGCCGAGGCGGCCGACCTTGCCCATGAGGTCCGGGGTGGCGACGACGGCGTCGAAGTCCAGACGGCCCTTCGCCACCTCGTCGATCAGCTCGTCGGCGCCGACGATGTCGGCGCCCGCGGCACGCGCGGCCTCGGCACGGTCACCGGTCGCGAAGACCAGGACCCGGGCGGTCTTACCGGTGCCGTGCGGGAGGTTCACGGTGCCACGGACCATCTGGTCGGCCTTGCGCGGGTCGACACCCAGACGGAAGGCGACCTCGACGGTGCCGTCGAACTTGGTCGTGGAGGTCTCCTTGGCGAGACGGACGGCCTCGAGCGGGGCGTAGAGCTTCTCCCGGTCGACCTTGGCGTCCGCAGCGCGGAGAGCCTTGCTGCGCTTGCTCACAACTTGCTCCTGTGTGTTCTGAAAGGAGTCGTGGTCTCTGGGCCGAGCAGGCCCTGCCACGTGCGACCGGCTACGGCCGCATGACTGCTGGGGGGTGAGGTCAGCCCTCGACCGTGATGCCCATGGAGCGGGCGGTGCCGGCGATGATCTTCGACGCGGCGTCCAGGTCGTTGGCGTTGAGGTCGGGCATCTTGGTCTGGGCGATCTCGCGGACCTGCGCCTCGGTGATCTTGGCGACCTTGGTCTTGTGCGGCTCGCCGGAGCCCTTCTCGACACCAGCGGCCTTGAGGATCATCTTCGCGGCCGGCGGGGTCTTGGTGACGAAGGTGAAGGAACGGTCCTCGTAGACCGTGATCTCCACCGGGATGACCCAGCCACGCTGCGACTCGGTCGCGGCGTTGTAGGCCTTGCAGAACTCCATGATGTTGACGCCGTGCTGACCGAGCGCGGGGCCGACCGGCGGGGCCGGGTTCGCCGCACCGGCGTTGATCTGGAGCTTGATGAGCCCCGTGACCTTCTTCTTCTTGGGAGGCATTGCTCTCCGGGTCCTTTCATTCGGGTCCATGCCCGCGCGAGGATCGCGATCCTGACGCAGGCATACCGCACAACGATAACGGGTATGGATGCGCGGCCAAAAACCGTGCAGGTCAGGCGGACCGGGACGGCCTGCCTGACCTGCGCGGAAGCATGAAGTCCAAAAACGGACCAGCTCTTCTGGATCAGTTCTTCTGGATCTGGTCGAAGGACAGCTCGACCGGGGTCTCCCGGCCGAAGATCTCCACCAGGCCCTTGACCTTCTTCGAGTCGGGGTTGATCTCGTTGATGGTCGCCTGCAGCGTGGCGAACGGGCCGTCGGTGACCGTGACCGAGTCGCCGACCTCGAAGTCCAGCACCTGGACCTCGACCTTGCGCTGCGGGGCGGGCTTGCCCTCGGCCTCGGCGGCCTCGCGGGCGGCCTTCTCCTCGGCCTCCGGGGCGAGCATCTTGACGATCTCGTCCAGAGTCAGCGGGTACGGGTCGTAGGCGTTGCCGACGAAGCCGGTGACACCCGGGGTGTTGCGGACGACGCCCCAGGACTCGTTGGTCAGGTCCATGCGGACCAGGACGTAACCCGGCAGCTTGTTCTGCTTGATCGTCTTGCGGTCGCCGTTCTTGATCTGGACGACCTCTTCCTGCGGCACCTCGGCCTGGAAGATGTAGTCCTCGACGTTCAGCGAGACGGCGCGCTGCTCCAGGTTGGTCTTCACGCGGTTCTCGTAGCCGGCGTAGGTGTGGATGACGTACCACTCGCCGGGCAGGGTGCGCAGTTCCTCGCGCAGGGCCGCGATGGGGTCGACGGGCTCGGCCGGCTCTTCCTCGCCGGCCTCGGCGTCGGCCTCCTCGGATGCCTCTTCGCTCTCGTCCTCGACGTGCAGGGCCGCCTCTTCGGCCGGCTCCCCCGCCTCGGCCTCGGCAGCCTCGAACTCGTCCTGCTCGTCCGCGCCCTCGACGATGTCGAGCTCGTCGTCCACCATCTCGGCGGCGGTCCCGCGAGGCTCGGTGGCGTCGTCGTTCAGGTTCGGATCAGACACGATGGCTGCTTCTTCCTGGATACATAGGGGTGGAACATGCGAAAACGGGCGCCGGTGCCACGGCGCCCTTCGCTCTTGGCTCAGCCGAAGACGTACTTGGCCGCGTGGTTGAGCCCATAGTCAATCACGGTCACCAGCGCGATCATGATGGCGACGAAGAAGATCACCACGGTGGTGTACGACGTCAGCTGGTTGCGCGTCGGCCAGACGACCTTGCGGAGCTCCGCGATGATCTGGCGGTAGAAGGTGGCGAGGCGCTTCAGCGGGCCCTTCTTGGCGCGCTTACCACCCTTGCGAGCCTTCTTCTTGGACTCCGACACCTCGTCCTGGGCATCAGGCGTGTCGATGGAGCCCACGGCGTCCGTCATTCGTCCTCACCTGATCCCGGGTCGTGGCCGTGCCGCGCCCGGTTCCTGAGCCGCACGGCGGTGCATTGCTGTACGTACATGCGCACACATCTTGGCGGTGTGTGTAGCAGGGCCGGAGGGACTTGAACCCCCAACCGCCGGTTTTGGAGACCGGTGCTCTACCAATTGAGCTACGACCCTTTGTGTGTCCCCCAACGTACCGCATCCGACCGGGTGCGCGGTGTGCACCGGTTTCGGCGGTGGCTGCTGAAGGCCAACGAGGTGAGAGTGTACGTGGTCCGGGGCCCGGCGTCGAACAGAAAGTGCCCGTCCGGAGCCACTTGACCAAAGATCGTCCTGGCCGGAGCCCGGATTCGGATCCGTGTTCATACCCCGCCCCCTGGCTGTTCAGTCCGTGAAACCCGCGTGCCGGAGAAGTTTCCGGTCTGGAACGATGGGCTCCATGAGCGCTGCAACCCCTCCCACCGAGCGCCGGGTCTCCGCCCGAGTCGGCGCGATCTCCGAGTCCGCCACCCTCGCCGTGGACGCCAAGGCCAAGGCCCTGAAGGCCGCCGGGCGTCCGGTGATCGGCTTCGGCGCGGGCGAGCCCGACTTCCCGACCCCGGACTACATCGTCGAGGCGGCCGTCGAGGCCTGCAAGAACCCCAAGTACCACCGCTACACCCCGGCCGGCGGCCTGCCCGAGCTGAAGGCCGCCATCGCCGCGAAGACGCTGCGCGACTCCGGGTGGGAGCCCGACGTCTCCCAGATCCTCGTCACCAACGGCGGCAAGCAGGCCATCTACGAGGCGTTCGCCGCGATCCTCGACCCGGGCGACGAGGTCATCGTCCCGGCGCCGTACTGGACGACGTACCCGGAGTCGATCCGGCTCGCGGGCGGTGTCCCGGTGGAGGTGGTGGCCGACGAGACCACCGGCTACCGCGTCACGGTCGAGCAGCTGGAGGCGGCCCGCACGGAGCGGACGAAGGTCGTGCTCTTCGTCTCCCCGTCCAACCCGACCGGCGCGGTGTACTCCGAGGCCGAGACCGAGGCGATCGGCCGCTGGGCCGTGGAGCACGGTCTGTGGGTGCTCACCGACGAGATCTACGAGCACCTGGTCTACGGCGACGCCTCCGCGGTGTCCCTGCCGGCGCTGCTGCCCGAGCTGCGCGACAAGTGCGTCGTGGTCAACGGCGTGGCGAAGACGTACGCCATGACCGGCTGGCGCGTGGGCTGGGTCATCGGCCCGAAGGACGTCGTCAAGGCCGCCACCAACCTGCAGTCGCACGCCACGTCGAACGTCTCCAACGTGGCCCAGGTGGCCGCGCTGGCCGCCGTCTCCGGTGACCTGGAGGCCGTGGCGAAGATGCGCGAGGCCTTCGACCGCCGCCGCAAGACCATGGTGCGGATGCTCAACGAGATCGACGGCGTGCTCTGCCCGGAGCCCGAGGGCGCGTTCTACGCCTATCCGTCGGTCAAGGCCCTGCTCGGCAAGGAGATCCGCGGCAAGCGCCCGCAGGACACCGTCGAGCTGGCCGCGCTGATCCTGGAGGAGGCCGAGGTCGCGGTCGTCCCGGGCGAGGCCTTCGGCACGCCGGGCTATCTGCGGCTGTCGTACGCGCTCGGTGACGAGGACCTCGTCGAGGGCGTGAGCCGTATGCAGAAGCTGCTGGCGGAGGCGCGGGACTAGTTCCTGCGCGACACGCGTGTGTGCGGGCCGTTTCCCTTCGGGGAGGCGGCCCGCTTCTGTGTGCGAGCAAGACCACGTTCAGGGAAATGGCTTCCGGGAATTCGGGGACGTACGGCAGGATCCTTGGATGGAGCGTGTACGTGACCTCTCTGAGCTGCCGAAAGCCCATCTGCACCTGCACTTCACCGGTTCGATGCGACCCGGGACCGTCCTGGAACTGGCCGACAAGTACGGCGTACGGCTGCCCGAGACCCTGACGGAAGCACTGACCAGCGGCGAACCGCCCAAGCTGCGGGCCACGGACGAACGCGGCTGGTTCCGTTTCCAGCGGCTGTACGACGCGGCGCGCTCCTGCCTGAGGCAGCCGGAGGACATCCAGCGCCTGGTGCGGGAGGCCGCCGAGGAGGACCTGAAGGACGGCTCGGGCTGGCTGGAGATCCAGGTGGACCCGACGTCGTACGCGCCGAGGCTGGGCGGGCTGATCCCGGCGCTGGAGATCATCCTGGACGCGGTGGAGACCGCCTCCCGGGAGACCGGCCTCGGGATGCGCGTGCTGGTCGCCGCCAACCGGATGAAGCACCCGCTGGACGCCCGGACGCTGGCCCGGCTGGCGGTGCGGTACACGGACCGGGGCGTGGTCGGTTTCGGGCTCTCCAACGACGAGCGGCGGGGCATGGCGCGGGACTTCGACCGGGCCTTCCACATCGCGCGCGAGGGCGGTCTGCTGTCGGCCCCGCACGGCGGCGAGCTGACCGGCCCGGCCTCGGTGCGCGACTGCCTGGACGACCTGCACGCCTCCCGGATCGGGCACGGCGTGCGCGCTGCGGAGGACCCGCGGCTGCTGAAGCAGCTGGCCGACCGGGGCGTGACCTGCGAGGTGTGCCCGGCGTCGAACGTGGCGCTCGGTGTGTACGAGAAGCCCGAGGACGTGCCGCTGCGGACCCTCTTCGAGGCCGGCGTCCCGATGGCTCTCGGCGCCGACGACCCGCTGCTGTTCGGCTCCCGGCTGGCGGCCCAGTACGAGATCGCCCGGCACGCCCACGGCTTCTCGGACGCCGAACTCGCCGAACTGGCCCGCCAGTCGGTGCGGGCCTCGGCCGCCCCGGAGGACGTCAGGGCGCGGCTGCTGGCCGACGTCGACGACTGGCTGGCGCGCCCGGCCGTCTGAAGTGGGCGTAGGGCGGATACGCCGTGAAGCAGACCAGGACCTCGACCGGGTGCCCGCCGCCGGGCGGCTGCTCGAGCCCCCGCAGCCCGGACACCACAGACGCGTGTCCCTTGGGCGCGTTCTTCTCGCGCGGCCCCTGGCCGGCGGCGTAGGCCAGGGACATGGCGGCCTCGGCGAAGACGTCGCGGCTGCCGAAGAGGAAGAACGTGTTCGCGTGGGTGGTGTGGCGCAGCTCGTCCCGGCAGTCGGCGCGCTGTTCCCGCGCGCGCCAGGCGGCGGCGTCCCGCGCGGTGCGCGCCTCGTCGGTGCGGACGGTGAGCGGGGAGCCGCCCTGCCGCAGCCGGCGGCGCACTTCGGGCCATTGTGAGGCGCGCAGGCCCAGCGAGTGGTGGGCCAGGACGAGATCGACGAGCGGCCCCTGGCCCTCGTCGGGCGGCAGGCCCTCCCGCAGCGGCACATGGACGATCGTGTGCCGCGCATGCGCGGCGAACGAGATCAGCCCGGCGAGCCGGTTGAGTCCGTCGTGGTCGCCCATGAGCGTGCCGATCGGCGCGGGTGCGCGCAGCGAGGTGTGGCGCAGCGGCTGCCAGGGCTGGACGACCCGGTGTTCGCAGGGCCCGATCCGGGGCCGGAACTCGCGCAGTCTCAGCCGCATGGGGTCGTGACCCCGGAGGCGCTTGTCATGGCCCCAGCATGCGGTTCACGCGGAGCCCGGCGCAACGGAGATTCCGCCCAGCAGCGTCTTCGCGAGCCGCGCGGCGAAGTCGTCGACCGGCGGCCGCTCCCCCGGGTCGGTCGCTTCGTAGGCGAACACGCGCTGCGCACAGGCGCCCAGCAGCAACGAGGCGGCCG contains:
- a CDS encoding adenosine deaminase, with amino-acid sequence MERVRDLSELPKAHLHLHFTGSMRPGTVLELADKYGVRLPETLTEALTSGEPPKLRATDERGWFRFQRLYDAARSCLRQPEDIQRLVREAAEEDLKDGSGWLEIQVDPTSYAPRLGGLIPALEIILDAVETASRETGLGMRVLVAANRMKHPLDARTLARLAVRYTDRGVVGFGLSNDERRGMARDFDRAFHIAREGGLLSAPHGGELTGPASVRDCLDDLHASRIGHGVRAAEDPRLLKQLADRGVTCEVCPASNVALGVYEKPEDVPLRTLFEAGVPMALGADDPLLFGSRLAAQYEIARHAHGFSDAELAELARQSVRASAAPEDVRARLLADVDDWLARPAV